The genomic region GGGTGGCTTACAAGGATTTGGTCAAGCTAAGGCTTAAGTGAACAACAAAAACATTATTTTTAGTGGACCTTCACCAGTTCGGAGTATTCAGATGACTATTTTTGCATAGAATAAACAGGTTTATGCTTCTATATGGATGCTTGAAAATGTGTGGTTTGCGTTTCTCCTTAACAGGCGGCGACTCTTCAACATGATAAATAACTTGCCCACAATATTTGAAGTAGCGACTGGGGTTGCCAAGAAACAAAACAAGGAGAAGGAACCCAATAATACCAGCAAAAGCAACAAACCAAGTTCGAAAATGGTAAAGTTTAGACACTAATCATGCTACCCTTCAATGTTTTCATCACTGATGTTTTTCTGTTTCAGACAACAAGACCCGAGTCTCATTTGAAGGCGACAAAAGTGGCGCCCCCTAAGGATGAAGATGATGAGAGCGGTGAAGAgtatgaagaagaggaagagcgTGATAACACCTTATGTGGATCCTGTGGAACAAATGACGGCAAGGACGAATTCTGGATCTGTTGTGATAGTTGCGAGCGGTGGTACCATGGGAAGTGTGTCAAGATCACGCCTGCACGAGCTGAGCACATCAAGCACTACAAATGCCCAGATTGCAGCAACAAGAGGGCAAGAGCCTAGCACCAAGCCCTGCTGTGACTCTGGAGTGAAGTAAGCGCCAAATCATTGATGTCTGCAGATATATGCCTAGCTGTCTAGCTTGTAGACTTGCTTTCCATTTGGAATGAACGCTGTTGATTCACTCGGTTGCCCTCAGCAGCTCATGTTGCTCAGGCTTAATTGTGTTTAATGTTTTACTAGCGAAACAAAATGTGCCAGTGTGTTGCATCGGAGCGTATATTTTATTATCCGGTAATCGTACCCATAGCAAACTTGTCTATACGTTGCAACAGGACGTATTATTGTGCGGTTATTTAAGGCTAGCCATTTTTGTTTGACTAAAATTGAGCCAGCCTTATTTCAAATAAATATCAAGGCCAACACTTAGAATTATTGTAAGCTAGCTATTTTTGTTTGATTAAAGCTGAGCCAACCTTATTTCAATTAAATATCAAGGCCAACACTCAGAATTAGATGCTGTAGCTACAGTGGACTTCTAACAAGTTTTGGCCTCGTTTGTTTTAGTTTTTTTCTAGATTTTGGCCGACAGAAGCTGTCATGGACCGCCAAACGTCTAGCTTTTTACTTGTTTTTGGAAGAACCGATTTGATGAAAACAGTCAAAATCAATACGAACACATAATTGTCCAAGTCGTTTTCGTCACTTTTTAGATTCTAAACCCTAAATCCTAGGTGTTCGTATCTTTCTACCCACATAATCTCTCACAATATTCAGATTCTTTCTAAGTTAGATTCTCAGAAAACCTGGTTCGCAAAAAGCTAAAACAAACAGACCAGTCTAGGATGGCGGTATCACGTACAAAGTTAGACTATCTACGGCGGTTTTCTCTATATCATCTCTCTAATTTTCATTTTTTTCATAAccctctaaaagatttcatcccCTAAATTCTAACTCCAGGAGCAGTTACCTCTAAATCCATCAACTATACAAATTCTAACTCCAGGAGCAGTTACCTCTAAATCCATCAACTATACACAATACACTATATTTTTAATATAAGTTAGATTTTTCACATATATTTATCATAGTCTTAGGGGAAAAG from Zea mays cultivar B73 chromosome 6, Zm-B73-REFERENCE-NAM-5.0, whole genome shotgun sequence harbors:
- the LOC100283630 gene encoding PHD finger protein ALFIN-LIKE 5, whose amino-acid sequence is MDPGAGAHYSARTAEEVFRDFRGRRAGMIKALTNDVEKFYQLCDPEKENLCLYGYPNETWEVTLPAEEVPPEIPEPALGINFARDGMNEKDWLALVAVHSDAWLLAVAFYFAARFGFDKEARRRLFNMINNLPTIFEVATGVAKKQNKEKEPNNTSKSNKPSSKMTTRPESHLKATKVAPPKDEDDESGEEYEEEEERDNTLCGSCGTNDGKDEFWICCDSCERWYHGKCVKITPARAEHIKHYKCPDCSNKRARA